A region from the Diadema setosum chromosome 17, eeDiaSeto1, whole genome shotgun sequence genome encodes:
- the LOC140241105 gene encoding TNF receptor-associated factor 3-like — protein sequence MGSSGFVAVDLDLEMDSNRKTSAQDVTCPLCRLPHREPFSGDCKHACCKSCWAVYLTKNLPALEQVKCPTCGTAVKLRELKPDQTAQRRLQKFKNARCKNCSWRGSYSDYIENHERVCGKVVRIQCKVFGCGKWLPKNRALELHRADDWCPMILLMKTRLTQAEILHLSMRETWEWTCGLVLRSEKAEVRLYVERLVLVFSVLDPAMPTALENDEYGATAQITEDMCDRDVSASRAGSRWTDNFSQKKLSDEDISGNNAHRNEPDDHRWISLNHENSMVGSAALNGTYTDISPTTEALRIPFHRRTSGHGQDNDTHLDLLTLKQEVSKLTQEVDNCNKCYDDLQELPRAVAAIHDQNNVVEGVMAALQHPNDLGSQEKHEKLSKGIDKMKQEIDSLIQSMQKLERKMLELECSYSGVFLWKIDNYSQRKREAATTNKKSIYSPPFFTNQYGYKLCGRVFLMGDGVGKGTHISLFLTIMRGPHDAVLPWPFNQKIIFQLVNQADPINKSIVESFRPDPTSSSFKRPTSDRNIGAGCPLFAKIQLVEDLNQGYLKDDTLYLKIISQTSDVLPELK from the exons ATGGGAAG TTCAGGCTTTGTTGCTGTTGACCTTGATCTTGAGATGGATTCCAACAGAAAAACTTCTGCCCAAGACGTCACCTGTCCACTGTGTAGACTCCCACACAGAGAACCTTTTTCTGGTGACTGCAAGCACGCATGCTGTAAAAGCTGCTGGGCCGTTTACTTGACAAA aaactTGCCAGCATTGGAACAGGTGAAATGCCCAACATGTGGTACTGCTGTCAAGCTGAGAGAG CTTAAACCTGACCAAACTGCACAACGACGCCTACAGAAATTCAAGAACGCCCGATGTAAAAACTGCTCCTGGAGAGGATCCTATAGTGATTATATTGAG AACCATGAACGAGTGTGTGGAAAAGTTGTCCGCATCCAGTGCAAGGTGTTTGGCTGTGGCAAGTGGCTGCCCAAGAACAGAGCCCTGGAGCTGCACCGGGCAGACGACTGGTGTCCCATGATCCTTCTAATGAAGACTCGCCTCACGCAGGCTGAGATCCTTCACCTCAGCATGAGG GAGACTTGGGAATGGACATGTGGACTGGTTCTCCGCAGCGAGAAAGCTGAGGTTAGGTTGTACGTTGAAAGGTTAGTTTTGGTATTTAGTGTCTTGGACCCCGCAATGCCAACTGCTCTAGAAAATGACGAGTATGGGGCTACTGCTCAGATCACGGAAGACATGTGTGATCGAGATGTGTCAGCTTCAAGAGCTGGATCTCGTTGGACAGACAATTTTTCTCAGAAAAAACTGTCAGATGAAGATATCAGTGGTAACAATGCCCATAGGAATGAACCTGATGACCACCGTTGGATTAGTCTTAACCACGAGAACAGTATGGTTGGGTCAGCAGCACTGAATGGTACCTACACAGACATCAGCCCAACTACTGAGGCTTTGAGGATTCCATTCCACCGACGGACATCAGGACATGGACAAGATAATGACACACATTTAGATTTGCTGACTTTGAAACAGGAAGTGTCCAAGTTGACCCAAGAAGTAGACAATTGCAACAAATGTTATGATGACTTGCAAGAGCTTCCCAGAGCGGTTGCTGCTATACATGATCAAAACAATGTTGTAGAGGGAGTTATGGCTGCCCTGCAGCACCCCAATGATTTGGGATCTCAAGAAAAGCATGAAAAATTGTCTAAAGGAATTGACAAAATGAAACAGGAGATAGATTCACTTATTCAGTCCATGCAGAAGCTGGAAAGGAAGATGTTAGAGTTGGAATGCTCTTACAGTGGAGTCTTTCTGTGGAAGATTGACAACTACAGCCAGAGGAAGAGAGAGGCCGCTACAACCAACAAGAAATCCATTTACTCCCCACCCTTCTTCACCAACCAGTATGGCTACAAGCTGTGTGGTCGAGTGTTCTTGATGGGAGATGGTGTTGGCAAGGGAACccacatttctctctttctaacCATCATGCGAGGACCGCACGATGCAGTTTTGCCATGGCCTTTCAATCAGAAGATCATCTTCCAGCTGGTGAACCAGGCTGACCCCATCAACAAAAGCATTGTTGAATCGTTTCGGCCAGACCCAACAAGCTCCTCGTTCAAGCGACCGACCTCTGACAGAAACATTGGAGCTGGATGTCCTCTCTTTGCAAAGATACAACTGGTAGAAGATCTCAATCAAGGCTATCTGAAGGATGATACCCTCTACTTGAAGATTATTTCTCAGACATCTGACGTACTACCAGAACTCAAGTAA